The genomic DNA TAACAAGATCAGCCTCACTGCATGCGGCATCTTCATCACACTGGAGTATGCATTTCCTACATCTACATCATCTCTGCCATGCTGAGGTGTCACTCCAGcaagggaaggcacaaagccttctccacctgtgcTTCTCACTTGATAGTTTTTGCCATATTCTTTGGCACTTCATCTACACACTCCACAGCTGTGGCTCGTTGCCTAACCAAGACCAGGTGATATCAGTGCTTTATATAATGGTAAGCCCCACAATCTACAGCATGAGGACCAAGGAGGTAAAAGAGCCACTGAACAGCCTATTATATGGAGGAAATTGTTTGTCAGTCAATAAAACCTCCAAAGTAGTTGCAACAGGTGCTTAAAAAAACAGAGTGATGAATACAGCTGTTCATGAATGAATTTACTCTGAAATAATTGCTCATTATGCAATAGAAGTAGGAGAAAAGTGATTGCAGAAGTGAAGAAAGAAGTAACTGTAATATTAAAAACTTTTCTGCAATAGCAAGCGTTACAGCTTTAATGCAAGGAGGTACAATTGTGACAGTTTTGAAGGGAATTAATTTCACCTAATTTTTTACTTTCATGTTTGATGCCTTGAAGATATCCCAGCTTTGTTTTAAACTGTTACTAACTAGTACCAGTTCAGCAATATCACTTCCATATTCTTTTTCCACTTCCTTACCTCATACATCCTTGTAGTCTTTGTTTGCTGACTCACAGTCTGAAGGTGATCGTTAACTTTTTAGTAAAACTGGGTCATGTTCATTGGACACCTTAAAATGTTTGCAGTATTAGCGATGTGGGAGACTCATATCTTTGATACAAGGATAAATTTACCACACTGCAGGTGGTCCTCAGTGACAGCCTACCCTGCAAAGGCAGTGTTAAGATAGAGGCACCAGAACCATAAGCAAATCATCAGTGATAAACTACTTGAAGAACTTTAACttgcatttgaagaaaaatttacCCTGATGGATGAACACATCACCTAGGACTGGCTGGTCCACAGGTTATCACAGAAAGACATATGGTCCACAGGTGAGCAGGCTTCCTGAAACCACATGGTCCGTGAGACAAACAGATTATCAAACAAAGGACACTAGTCCAAGGACAGATGTGTTACTAGAGACAACAGGactcttctgcagaaaaaaacaatagtCAACTATGTATTTTAATTATAGGAAGAATTATCAAGTTTGATCATAATTAATAACAGAGGGGGATCCACATTCAGAATAGGAAAAAGGAGGCAGTAATGACTGACAGAAAAGGGAGATTTAACAGAAGAAGGAGATTTATTACCAAATTTCTGAGTTGTGCAGAACTGTCTTTTTCAGTGGACTCCCAACTCAAAGGAAGGAAATAGCTTGAAAAGAAATCATAgacatcattttattttactgtgcaTGTTTAAAGGTCTCTGGCAAGAGCAATGTACAATAttactctttcagaaaaagaacatcATCAAAGAGCTTACTTGCACAGTAACACGTCATGCCTGCAcagcttctttttctgtgctgatgTTTAAGATGTTCAAAGCCATCTAGAGCTAAGCATCAGCAGAACTGGCAGCATGTTTCAACCAAGAATCAAAATCTCAAATCCAAATATGTTTTCTGACAACTATCATTAAAACGAACAGATTTTCATAAGCCCTGCATTAATCCAAGCCCTGCATTCTTCTATCCCTTAGTGTCTACCTAGAGAAACCTAGACAAAAGTAATGAATTTAAAATGCTAAAGATCTGATGTCTCTTCAAATCTACagttttcttttctaagaaaGCCTTCTGATCCAAAATCTAGaatcctgttcctcttctttccttcccaaTATCTCATCTTCAATAGGATATTTGGGAAAATACCTACCTTGAATTGTTATGACAGCAACGCTAAAGTCAGTCCATTTGCAGTAGAACAGCATTGACCAGAGTCAGGAGGTCCTAGGGGCATTTCTAGGGCATTTTCTGTGCCGCAAACAGCTGAGGAAAACTCAATGAAACAAGAGTGGTTTTATTAAGAATTTTAGGAAAATGTTCAGTGTTCAGCTAGGAATTAGGTTATATTCcagtatggaaaaatatttaattcccaTATTTCCACTGAGGTACCTATTCCTTAGATTTCTATAGTGTAATAGTACCAGAGAACTGGCCAAAGTATGAAACTTCATCCAGTCGCTAAATGAAGCCACAAAAAAATATCCCAGTAATTAAACTGGATTGTGACTCCAACAGTGACTATGGCATTTAATTATGCTTGAGTTGTTGCTCTGATAGATTACAAAGCTCAACTATGATATAAGGTCAAGGTCCTGGAAAGGTGTTAGACAGCAGAGCTTCTTTAAATGAAGAGCTCCTAGAGAAAGTAGGTTGGCACAGACTGATGTAAATTTGAGTTAATGTATGACATTGGGGAATGCCCTCTGCATCCATCAGTGTTCCCAGAAGCCTTGGGAAGTCTACTACAGCATATGTCACCCTTCACTGTAAGGCGGAGACCTAATACAGCATCCTGCTTCTCTCATGCTCCTATTTTACCGTGAAATGAATCTCAGGCCCCTCAAAGGTTTCTTGCTGTCTTCAGCAGCTTGCTCAAGTTTAGACACCTCATGTTAGCACATCAATCTATGTGAGATGAAACCTGCCCATGCTGTGCCATACTGGAGGATTGCTGCCTCTTGGAAGCTTATTACCACTATCACTTTTTTGTGTAGAAACTTGAGGAGATACTGCCCACAGGAGCTAGTAGGAAAGAATAACCTATCAAAATACTTAGTTATTCCTCTTAATGCCAAGAGAAGCCTAGAACTGAGACTTACACAGCTACAAGGGGTCTCAAGGTAGAAGTCACAATACCACCCCAAATGCTCAGGTTTGACTGGTGACAATATCCTCACATCCTTTTGACTGGCAATTTCCAAAGAAAGATGAAAGCCACATAAAACCTTGAATTTAGTTTCAGTTCTGTTCTGAACAGCCATGCTACAAATAGAACAACATTACTGAGAAGTCCCTCCTGAACACTTCTCTTTGCCTCCCCATGATTTCTTGAGCTACAACCATCTTACAAACATTCATCCTGTTGTTTCATTTcccatttctctttgcttttctactCCACAGCTTTTTCATGGCTTTTTTCATGTCTTCATTTCGGAGAGTGTAAATCAAGGGATTGAGCATAGGCGTGAGGATGGTGTAACACACAGAGACCATCTTGTCTGCTGAGAAGGTGGTGGAAGGGCGCATATAGATGAAAATGCATGGCCCAAAGAATAGAAGTACAACAGGGACATGGGAGGTGTAGGTAGACAGTGCTTTGAGACATCCTTTGGAAGAGTGTGTCCTCAAAGAGACCAAAATAATGACATAGGacacaacaagaacaacaaaagagCTCAAGGAAATCAGACCACTATTGGCAACCACTATGACACCAACCACGTAGGTGTCAGTGCAGGCCAGCTTCAGCAAAGGATGCACATCACAGAAATAGTGGTCCACCTCATTGGGCCCACAAAATGGTAGCTGAATGGTCAGCAGGGTCTGCACCAGGGAGTGCACACAGCCTCCCACCCAAGAAGCTGCCACCAGCCAGCCACAGACACGCTTGTTCATTATGTTTGTGTAGTGAAGCGGCTTGCATATAGCAGTGTAACGATCATATGCCATTGCTGTGAGGATGAAGATCTCGGTGCAGCCAAAGAAATGCACCCCAAACAGCTGTGCTATGCAGCCCGCAAAAGGGATGGTCTTCTTTTCAGCAAGAAGGTCATAAATGAGTTTGGGAGCTGTGACAGTAGAGTAACTGATGTCTAAAAAGGACAAGTAGctcaggaagaagtacatgggagAGTCCAGCTGTTGACCGGTCTTTATAGTGATGATGATAAGCAGGTTTCCAAGAATAATAGTGGCATAGAAGACTAAGAAAAATGTGAAGCATACTTTTGCTAATGTATTATCTTGTGTGAGTCCCTGGAAGATAAACTCAGTCACgttattt from Struthio camelus isolate bStrCam1 chromosome 5, bStrCam1.hap1, whole genome shotgun sequence includes the following:
- the LOC104140384 gene encoding olfactory receptor 4S2 codes for the protein MKNKNNVTEFIFQGLTQDNTLAKVCFTFFLVFYATIILGNLLIIITIKTGQQLDSPMYFFLSYLSFLDISYSTVTAPKLIYDLLAEKKTIPFAGCIAQLFGVHFFGCTEIFILTAMAYDRYTAICKPLHYTNIMNKRVCGWLVAASWVGGCVHSLVQTLLTIQLPFCGPNEVDHYFCDVHPLLKLACTDTYVVGVIVVANSGLISLSSFVVLVVSYVIILVSLRTHSSKGCLKALSTYTSHVPVVLLFFGPCIFIYMRPSTTFSADKMVSVCYTILTPMLNPLIYTLRNEDMKKAMKKLWSRKAKRNGK